GCGGCTGCGCCAGTCGGCCTTCAGCGATGAGGTCATTCTTGGATCGGGCCTTGCTGTTGCTGCGGACAGCGGGCACCTGATCGATCGCTTCAGAGACTGTCTCATGTTCGCGGTACGGGACTCGGTACTGGCCGAAGTCGGATTCGTCGGCCGCCGCCGAACAGAGGCGACCTACCTGGACACTCCGGAGTCTTCGTTCTATCGGAAGTCGGAGACACTAATTGGCGTCGCCGAACAGCAAGAGGAGTTGGCCGACGGAGCAGTCCCAGTGATCGTCAACGGGCCGATGGCCGCACTGGCCCTCAGAGCTATCGGTGAGATCGGCGCCTGGGCGGGTGTGGCTGTCCACGGAACATCACTATCGCCACTCCAAGCAGCGTCCTTACGGCACTATGCCACCTCGGACACGGTAGTCGTTGCACTAGGCAACGGCCAGGCCGACCGCCAGGCATCGGCACGGATGCTGCCGCTGCTGGCCAAGGAATTCACGACGGTTTCCGTCGCGGACCTACCTCGGGACCGGGACCCAAGGACGCCCTACCTTGCCGACGATGATCCGTCCATTCTGAGAGATGCGTTGCAGTTCGGCCGGCCCCTGGCAAGCCTGGTGATCGACTTGGAGGTGGAGAAGAGGGCGCCCGGTCATCAGGAGATGACCCGCGCTGCAACCTTGCGCGAAATCGCCCGGGTCGTGTTGCGGTCGCCAGCTGACGCGCAAGACAAAGAGCTGGCGCGGATCTCGAGGCGCCTAGGTTTGGATGTTGTGGCACTGGCACATGAGGTTCAGCAGCTCAAAAGGACCAAATCAACCCTCCGCGCGGCGAGACCAGCCATCGAGCCACGCGACCCGGAACCCCCGACGACCTCGGGTCCGGCGCTCTGAGCGACGAGGTTCTGGTGTCCGTGCGGTTGTCGGTTGGGCACCCGTGGGTTCTTGCAGTGAATTTGCTCAGTCAGAACCTGCAGTTTAGGTAACGCCTTAGTCCAATGACCGCCGGCCTTCTGGCGCTGTTGTTCACCGCACCGTTGGAGTCGCCGATCATCACCGCGCTGTGGATCATCCCGGTCAGCGCAGGCGGTTCTTCGGCCATGCCCTCGATCACGGGGGTCGTCCTCGAAGGTGTTCCCGCCGAGGGACGCCGGAACGGCCAGCGCCGTCTTCAACACCTTCCGTCAGGTCGGCGGAGCGGTTGCCATCGCTGTCTTCGGTGCCCTCATCGCCGACCCCGGCACCTTCCTCACCGGTCTGCGCGTCAGCCTCGCCTCCGCCGCCGCACTGCTTCTCCTCGCGGCCGTCAACAGCACCCGCATCTCACCGCGCGACTGAGCACTATGTGAAACGCCGCCGTGAGGATGGATCCTGACTCGATGTCGCGGTTCCGGTACCGGGACGCGGTCGAGGAGTCGCTGGCGGGGGCGCGGTTCGCGGCGGTCGACGTAGGGGAGGCGCCGGACCGGCCGGGGCGGGAGTTCGTGTTCGTGGCGCGCAAGGTGTGACCCGCTGGTGCGGGGGCGGTGACACTCAGCAGGCCCACCCTCCTCCTGTTGTTACCCGGGCGTGGCGCGAGCGGCCTGCGGTGTGCTCGAGAAGAGGGACGCCGGAGCGTCCCGCATGACCAGGTCGACCAGGTCGCGGCCAAGGCGGCGTTCGAGGCGCGGTAGGAACGTCCGCCCGAGGACGTCCATCCCTGGACCGCCGCCGTACGCGCGGAGCATGGAGCGGCGTCCGACGTCCGTGCCGAGGCAGACCTGGCCGGCCAGACCCGCGGCTGCCATGCCTTCGATGAGGTCCAGGATGCGTGCGTCGGGACCGTACTTGATGCGCCCCACGGTGTCGTAGACGAGGTGCGCGCCGCGGGAGGCGAGCTCGAGGTGGAGGTCCAGGTCGGCGTTGCGGTCGGTGTGGCAGAGCAGGACCCGGTGTGCCGCGATGCCGAGCTCGGCCAGGAGGTCGAGGATGTCGTGGGCCGCGGTCCCTGTTTCGCAGTGGACGGCTACCGGTACGCCGACCTGTCGGGCTGCTTCGGCGCCGGCGCGGAACCATCGATGTTCGTCGGCGGTGATGCGTTGGTAGGAGGCGCCGAGTTTGACGACGCCGGCCCTGATCGTGGACGAAACGGGGCGCGGGCCGGCCCAGTCGCGATCGTCGATGCCGGTGGTGAGATCGGTGAGCAGCACGTCGAGGAGCACGTCCTCGGACACCTCTCGTGCCCAGTGCCAGGCGGGGTAGTGGGCCGCGCGGTGGTAGCCAGTGGCGGCTACGACGTGCAGTCCCGCGTCGGTGGACAGTTTCGCGAGTGCGGTCGGTCGGCGGCCCAGGCCGACCGGGGTGAGGTCGATGATTGCGCTGATCCCGCTGGCCCGGACCGCCGCGGCCTCTTCCGTGGACTTGTCCTCGTCCCAGAACTCGTCACCGGGCAGTGCCGGGGTGCGCAGGAAGAGGTGCTCGTGGGCGTCGACGTATCCGAGATCGGCTGCCGCCACCGGCCCGAGCACCGTCATGACCTCGGTCAAGGCCGGGCTCCGTTCGTCATCGGGTCAGGGAAACGTCGAACACGAACTCGTCGCCGGCGTACCGGGTCTGGGTCTTTTCCAGGGGCCGGCCGCTCTGGTCGAGAATGAGGCGTTCCTCCACCAGCAGCGCGGTGCGCGGCTCGACGGCCAGCAGTTCCTCGTCCTCGACGCCAGCGTTGACCGCGACGAGAGTTCCCGACGCGCTGGTGGGGATCTCGCCGAGCGCTCGTAGCGCGTCGTGCAGGGACCCGTGCTCGAGATCGCCTTCGAGTACGGCGCTGCAGGACATCGGCAGTACGACGTTCTCGATCGCGACGGGCCGGCTGTCGGCGAGGCGCAGCCGGCGTACGTGCGTCACCTTGCTCCCCGGTGCCAGCTGGAGTGCGGCCACCTCGTCGGCGGTGCCGGCGCGCAGAGCCGCCACCAGGACCTTGGAACCGGCGACCGCTCCGCGTCGCGCCATCTCCTCGGTGAACGACCGGAGCCGGCCGATGTCGCGATGGACCCTGGGCTCTGCCACGAAGGTCCCCACCCCTGGCACGCGGTAGATGAGGCCCTGGTCGGCCAGGCGCTGGGCGGCCTGACGCACGGTCATCCGGCTGACGTTGAACAGAGCCGTGAGCTCCGAGTCCGACTCCAGCGCATCGCCTGGTTTCGAGCTGGCGATCCGGCTCCGCAGATGGCGTTCCACGGCTTCGTGGCGGGGGATCGATCGTGTCGTCACCGCGCCACCTCGGGATCTCCGGCAGATTTCATACCGGCAGTCTA
The Kribbella italica DNA segment above includes these coding regions:
- a CDS encoding UTRA domain-containing protein; amino-acid sequence: MTTRSIPRHEAVERHLRSRIASSKPGDALESDSELTALFNVSRMTVRQAAQRLADQGLIYRVPGVGTFVAEPRVHRDIGRLRSFTEEMARRGAVAGSKVLVAALRAGTADEVAALQLAPGSKVTHVRRLRLADSRPVAIENVVLPMSCSAVLEGDLEHGSLHDALRALGEIPTSASGTLVAVNAGVEDEELLAVEPRTALLVEERLILDQSGRPLEKTQTRYAGDEFVFDVSLTR
- a CDS encoding phosphotriesterase family protein is translated as MTEVMTVLGPVAAADLGYVDAHEHLFLRTPALPGDEFWDEDKSTEEAAAVRASGISAIIDLTPVGLGRRPTALAKLSTDAGLHVVAATGYHRAAHYPAWHWAREVSEDVLLDVLLTDLTTGIDDRDWAGPRPVSSTIRAGVVKLGASYQRITADEHRWFRAGAEAARQVGVPVAVHCETGTAAHDILDLLAELGIAAHRVLLCHTDRNADLDLHLELASRGAHLVYDTVGRIKYGPDARILDLIEGMAAAGLAGQVCLGTDVGRRSMLRAYGGGPGMDVLGRTFLPRLERRLGRDLVDLVMRDAPASLFSSTPQAARATPG